In the genome of Magnolia sinica isolate HGM2019 chromosome 2, MsV1, whole genome shotgun sequence, one region contains:
- the LOC131228721 gene encoding uncharacterized protein LOC131228721, with the protein MPPISHPLALRVDDQLQKLQAWETSSSSAHLTVEMLCDGFRGLGDLNDSVQDLLQSPLTQQALVRNGSDTWVNEMLDGSLRILDLCETTKDVFKLMKEDVQDLLSALRRRRVGDSGLHNQVRDYISSRKKIKKEMDKCLKELKRMESKFAFSTLYDKDQHLVVMIGVLRQVRSITISIFESLSSFISLSTLMTKTTRPSLISKWMAGKGRVACEVEMEKMSEAEQLDAYLCNLCVNKSCKDIDTECVKNVHKGLKAMDVSLQSLENELNCVFRGLIKTRVSVLNILNY; encoded by the coding sequence ATGCCCCCCATATCACATCCCCTCGCCCTTAGAGTCGATGATCAATTGCAGAAATTACAGGCTTGGGAAACCTCATCATCATCCGCCCACCTCACGGTTGAGATGTTGTGCGACGGTTTTCGTGGTCTCGGAGATTTGAACGATTCCGTCCAGGATTTGCTTCAATCTCCACTCACCCAACAAGCCCTAGTCCGCAATGGGAGCGACACATGGGTGAATGAGATGTTGGATGGTTCTCTTAGAATATTGGACTTGTGTGAAACTACAAAGGATGTCTTCAAGCTGATGAAGGAAGATGTGCAGGACCTCCTATCTGCTCTTCGCCGAAGAAGAGTAGGAGACTCTGGTCTCCATAACCAAGTTCGTGATTACATTTCTTCAAGAAAGAAGATAAAGAAGGAGATGGACAAGTGCCTCAAAGAATTGAAGAGAATGGAAAGCAAATTTGCATTCTCAACTCTCTACGACAAGGATCAACACCTTGTTGTGATGATAGGGGTGCTCAGACAAgtaaggtcgatcaccatctccATCTTTGAATCCCTCTCGTCATTCATCTCATTATCAACGCTAATGACAAAGACAACCAGGCCGTCAttgatttccaaatggatggCGGGGAAAGGGCGCGTAGCATGTGAAGTGGAGATGGAAAAAATGAGCGAAGCCGAACAGTTAGATGCCTATCTCTGCAATCTCTGTGTCAACAAATCATGCAAAGATATCGACACAGAGTGCGTGAAAAATGTGCACAAGGGATTGAAGGCAATGGATGTAAGTCTCCAGAGTCTTGAGAATGAATTAAATTGCGTGTTTAGGGGTTTGATCAAGACCAGAGTCTCCGTTCTCAACATCCTCAATTACTAG